The following are encoded in a window of Drosophila simulans strain w501 chromosome 3L, Prin_Dsim_3.1, whole genome shotgun sequence genomic DNA:
- the LOC27208200 gene encoding uncharacterized protein LOC27208200, with protein sequence MPDSKVASNRRKSNSHASLLLTTSSTHVQHAESGPRGSARTPDENDQNSSLLSNDFVLMLDCSPSPQDVFCENTPEFRTSWLWLNKLTTMHCHTLYELRMRNAYMSHFSVCLNQRRLTGVFEQPPPAELAWVDFSEKPKAQQCPNLTEMQRSCDLNQSPLAAVTSSSSSCDCSGKRSTSEYWDTFSNCARPSGGTIESISKPQLQTRRRLLPSVPTTSDNDVRQLYKNQKANFRSNQSSTSATQSFTSRSQSSPSKFSLRNHKPNAFQNSDSQKSPEDVRKRMIDLMELIRMELRGEPILDKKDILEEELKRYRNFFELHLQDGVNFDPHSNSGRVHVLLNMQKDLIRMLKEDLA encoded by the coding sequence ATGCCAGATTCGAAAGTAGCGAGTAATAGAAGGAAGAGTAATAGCCATGCCAGCCTGCTCCTAACCACATCCTCCACTCATGTGCAGCACGCGGAAAGTGGCCCTCGAGGTAGCGCCAGGACGCCGGATGAGAACGACCAAAATAGCTCGCTGCTCTCCAATGACTTTGTCCTGATGCTGGACTGCTCGCCAAGTCCACAGGATGTGTTCTGCGAAAATACGCCGGAGTTCAGGACTTCGTGGCTGTGGCTCAACAAACTGACCACCATGCATTGCCACACCCTCTACgagctgcgcatgcgcaacgcGTACATGAGTCACTTCAGTGTTTGCCTGAACCAAAGGCGACTGACTGGCGTTTTCGAGCAGCCTCCGCCGGCGGAGTTGGCTTGGGTCGACTTCTCGGAGAAGCCAAAGGCTCAGCAGTGCCCAAACCTGACTGAAATGCAGCGTTCCTGCGATCTGAATCAATCCCCTCTAGCCGCAGTgacctcctcctcttcgtcaTGCGACTGCAGCGGTAAACGGTCGACATCTGAGTACTGGGACACCTTCTCGAATTGTGCTCGTCCTTCCGGCGGGACTATTGAATCCATTTCAAAACCACAACTGCAGACAAGGCGACGGCTCCTCCCTTCCGTTCCCACGACCAGTGATAACGATGTGCGTCAGCtttacaaaaaccaaaaagcgaATTTTCGTTCAAACCAATCTTCTACCTCTGCCACGCAATCGTTCACCAGTCGATCTCAATCTTCGCCGTCTAAATTTTCACTCAGAAATCACAAGCCAAACGCTTTTCAAAATTCCGATAGTCAGAAGTCACCCGAAGATGTTCGAAAACGTATGATCGATTTGATGGAACTTATTAGGATGGAACTGCGTGGTGAACCGATTCTGGATAAAAAAGACATTTTGGAGGAGGAGTTGAAAAGATATAGGAATTTCTTCGAGCTTCATTTGCAGGATGGTGTGAACTTTGACCCGCATTCCAACTCGGGGCGTGTTCATGTGCTTCTCAACATGCAAAAAGATCTGATAAGGATGCTCAAAGAGGATTTGGCATAA